Proteins from a genomic interval of Nautilia sp. PV-1:
- a CDS encoding 4Fe-4S binding protein, with product MALNVDFKLPAPENTPVWVDESKCKSCELCVDFCPTGVLEMVPDPHNILGQMVKVTHPEYCIGCRECELECPDFCIFVAERDEYKFKKLNEVKKLKGEA from the coding sequence ATGGCATTAAATGTAGATTTTAAATTACCTGCTCCGGAAAATACACCGGTATGGGTTGATGAAAGTAAATGTAAAAGTTGTGAATTATGTGTTGATTTCTGTCCTACGGGAGTTTTAGAAATGGTACCTGATCCGCATAATATTTTAGGACAAATGGTAAAAGTTACACATCCTGAATATTGTATCGGATGTAGAGAGTGCGAACTTGAATGTCCGGATTTTTGTATTTTTGTAGCAGAAAGAGATGAGTATAAATTTAAAAAATTAAATGAAGTTAAAAAGTTAAAAGGAGAAGCGTAA
- a CDS encoding 2-oxoacid:acceptor oxidoreductase family protein — MRKQLRFTGVGGQGVLLAGEILARAYVKAGKYGVQVGTYTSQVRGGPTKVDIILDDEPILYPYAVDGEIDFMLSVADKSYQLFKDGVKDGGIIVYEPNLVYPTDEDKKRWNMYPIEVITIAKEKVGNVITQSVVALAIATRMNNLDHDLVFQAMIETVPSKAVEVNKKAFEFGYQAAEEALKTKA, encoded by the coding sequence ATGAGAAAACAATTAAGATTTACAGGGGTTGGAGGACAGGGTGTCCTTCTTGCTGGTGAGATTTTAGCAAGAGCTTACGTAAAAGCTGGAAAATACGGAGTTCAGGTAGGTACGTATACTTCTCAGGTTAGGGGAGGTCCTACTAAAGTTGATATTATTCTTGATGATGAGCCTATTCTTTATCCGTATGCGGTTGACGGTGAAATTGATTTCATGTTAAGCGTTGCTGATAAATCATATCAGTTATTCAAAGACGGTGTAAAAGATGGAGGAATTATTGTATATGAGCCAAATCTGGTTTATCCTACTGATGAAGATAAAAAAAGATGGAATATGTATCCAATCGAAGTAATTACAATCGCAAAAGAAAAAGTAGGAAACGTAATTACTCAGTCAGTTGTAGCGCTAGCAATTGCTACAAGAATGAACAACCTTGATCACGATCTTGTATTTCAGGCAATGATCGAAACAGTTCCAAGCAAAGCTGTAGAAGTAAATAAAAAAGCTTTTGAATTTGGATATCAAGCGGCGGAAGAAGCTTTAAAAACTAAAGCTTAA
- a CDS encoding tRNA1(Val) (adenine(37)-N6)-methyltransferase: MILYQPKNGYCYNSDTMFLYDFISGFNIKGKVLEVGGGCGVLGLLIKRDFPEIDLSIVEKQKIMFDFINKNLDENSLKANVINGDFLTYEFDEKYDFVISNPPFYQGTLKSENEIIKTARYEESLPMKEFFKKVNGVLKERGEFIFCYDAKRIDDIISNIPKPLKITDIRFMYPRLNKKATLVMVRAKRHAKSMVNVHPPLIGFEGENYSKEAAEIYKKAATKSIKI, translated from the coding sequence ATGATCCTGTATCAGCCGAAAAACGGATACTGTTACAACAGCGACACTATGTTCTTATATGACTTTATTTCCGGCTTTAATATAAAAGGAAAAGTACTGGAAGTCGGAGGAGGCTGCGGTGTACTGGGACTTTTAATTAAAAGAGATTTTCCTGAAATTGATCTTAGTATTGTTGAAAAACAAAAGATTATGTTTGATTTTATCAATAAAAATTTAGATGAAAATTCTTTGAAAGCGAATGTAATAAACGGCGATTTTCTTACATACGAATTTGATGAAAAGTATGATTTCGTCATTTCAAACCCTCCTTTTTATCAGGGAACGTTAAAAAGTGAAAATGAAATTATAAAAACCGCAAGGTATGAAGAATCTTTGCCTATGAAAGAGTTTTTTAAGAAGGTAAACGGAGTCTTGAAAGAAAGAGGGGAATTTATTTTTTGCTATGATGCAAAACGAATTGATGATATAATTTCAAATATTCCAAAACCTTTAAAAATTACGGATATAAGGTTTATGTATCCGAGATTGAACAAAAAGGCCACCCTGGTTATGGTAAGGGCCAAAAGACACGCCAAATCAATGGTAAACGTACATCCGCCTTTAATAGGTTTTGAAGGTGAGAATTATTCCAAAGAAGCAGCGGAAATATATAAAAAAGCGGCAACGAAGAGTATAAAAATTTAA
- a CDS encoding YkgJ family cysteine cluster protein: MKNEKLISKDGFSYKFDPEACKECEGNCCIGESGYIWVSPQDIKNISEFLNIDEELFKKTFLVKVGYRYSLKEKPYKNGYACVFFENGCKIYSVRPQQCRTFPFWDYYKNRIEELQKECPGIILSEETK; the protein is encoded by the coding sequence ATGAAAAATGAAAAATTAATTTCAAAAGACGGATTTTCATATAAATTCGACCCTGAAGCCTGTAAAGAGTGCGAAGGCAACTGCTGTATAGGGGAGAGCGGTTATATTTGGGTGAGTCCTCAGGATATTAAAAACATTTCCGAATTTTTAAATATTGACGAAGAGCTTTTTAAAAAAACGTTTTTAGTGAAAGTCGGCTACAGATATTCACTAAAAGAAAAACCTTATAAAAACGGTTATGCCTGTGTTTTTTTTGAAAACGGTTGTAAAATATATAGTGTTAGACCTCAGCAGTGCAGGACGTTTCCTTTTTGGGATTATTATAAAAACAGAATTGAAGAACTCCAAAAAGAGTGCCCTGGAATAATTTTATCGGAAGAGACAAAATGA
- the sucD gene encoding succinate--CoA ligase subunit alpha codes for MSILVNKDTKVIVQGFTGKEGTFHAEQCMAYGTQIVGGVTPNKGGMTHLGKPVFNTVEDAVKATGATVSMIFVPPAFVADAVMEAADAGIELAVIITEGAPVKDMMYAKHYAQKKGMNTIGPNCPGIITAEECKIGIMPGNIFKKGNVGLISKSGTLTYEASNQVVKEGFGITTAVGIGGDPIIGLSYKQLLPMFEADPETEAIVMIGEIGGDLEIQAAKLIKEQISKPVVAFIAGQTAPKGKRMGHAGAIISGSKGTAAEKMAALAEAGVYVVESPADIGTTVAKALQEKK; via the coding sequence ATGAGTATTTTGGTTAATAAAGATACGAAAGTAATAGTGCAAGGGTTTACCGGTAAAGAAGGTACTTTCCATGCTGAACAATGTATGGCATATGGGACTCAAATCGTAGGCGGTGTTACACCAAACAAAGGCGGAATGACACACCTTGGAAAACCTGTATTCAATACTGTTGAAGATGCTGTAAAAGCTACCGGTGCTACTGTTAGTATGATTTTCGTTCCGCCTGCATTCGTTGCAGACGCTGTAATGGAAGCTGCAGATGCGGGAATTGAACTTGCTGTAATTATTACAGAAGGCGCTCCGGTTAAAGATATGATGTATGCAAAACATTACGCACAGAAGAAAGGAATGAATACAATCGGACCGAACTGTCCTGGTATTATTACTGCTGAAGAGTGTAAAATCGGAATTATGCCTGGTAACATCTTCAAAAAAGGTAATGTTGGTCTTATTTCTAAATCTGGTACGTTAACTTACGAAGCAAGTAACCAAGTGGTAAAAGAAGGGTTCGGTATCACTACTGCTGTTGGTATCGGTGGTGACCCTATAATCGGTCTTAGTTATAAACAACTTCTTCCGATGTTTGAAGCGGATCCTGAAACAGAAGCAATTGTAATGATAGGTGAAATCGGTGGGGATCTTGAAATTCAGGCAGCTAAACTTATTAAAGAACAGATTAGCAAACCTGTAGTAGCGTTTATTGCAGGACAAACTGCTCCTAAAGGTAAAAGAATGGGGCATGCTGGTGCGATTATTAGCGGAAGCAAAGGTACTGCTGCAGAAAAAATGGCAGCACTGGCAGAAGCCGGTGTATATGTAGTTGAATCTCCTGCGGATATCGGGACAACTGTTGCAAAAGCTCTTCAGGAGAAAAAATAA
- a CDS encoding 2-oxoglutarate ferredoxin oxidoreductase subunit beta produces MAFNYDYYLRTDKMPTLWCWGCGDGIIMKAMIRAFAKLGWDKNDICVVSGIGCSGRFSSYIDANTVHTTHGRTVAYATGIKLANPDKHVIVVAGDGDGLAIGGNHTIHGCRRNIDLNFVLINNFIYGLTNSQVSPTTPKGAWSVTTQYGNIDPTFDPAELAKGAGATFIGRESVAEAQKLERLFVKGFQHKGFSFFDVHSNCHVNFGRKNKLAQAKQNMDWIEGNLMPKNKWDKLSPEEQYELKQKGVKPRGILHHVEEPEYCEEYYKLIDRVRGN; encoded by the coding sequence ATGGCATTTAATTACGATTATTATTTAAGAACAGACAAAATGCCGACACTATGGTGTTGGGGATGTGGTGATGGTATTATTATGAAAGCAATGATCAGAGCTTTTGCAAAACTAGGATGGGATAAAAACGATATCTGTGTTGTATCTGGTATCGGATGTTCGGGAAGATTTTCAAGCTACATCGACGCAAACACTGTTCATACGACACATGGAAGAACTGTGGCATACGCAACAGGTATCAAACTTGCAAACCCTGATAAACATGTAATCGTTGTAGCGGGTGACGGTGACGGACTTGCAATCGGTGGTAACCATACAATTCACGGATGTAGAAGAAATATTGATTTGAATTTCGTATTAATCAATAACTTTATCTACGGTCTTACAAACAGCCAGGTTTCACCGACTACTCCAAAAGGTGCATGGTCTGTAACTACTCAGTACGGAAACATCGACCCGACTTTTGACCCGGCGGAACTTGCCAAAGGTGCTGGTGCTACATTTATCGGTAGAGAAAGCGTAGCCGAAGCTCAAAAACTTGAAAGACTTTTTGTAAAAGGTTTCCAGCATAAAGGATTCAGTTTCTTTGACGTCCATTCAAACTGTCACGTAAACTTCGGTAGAAAAAATAAATTAGCTCAGGCTAAACAAAATATGGACTGGATTGAAGGTAACTTAATGCCTAAAAACAAATGGGATAAACTAAGCCCTGAAGAGCAATACGAGCTTAAACAAAAAGGTGTAAAACCAAGAGGAATCTTACATCACGTAGAAGAGCCGGAATACTGTGAAGAATACTACAAACTAATCGACAGAGTAAGGGGCAACTAA
- the sucC gene encoding ADP-forming succinate--CoA ligase subunit beta: MNIHEYQAKEIFRKYGVPTPRGGVAFSGPEARRVAEELGGNLWVVKAQIHAGGRGKAGGVKLAKSLEEVEKIAEEMLGMTLVTHQTGPEGKVVKKVYIEEGADIKDELYLGMVLDRALEMPVMMASTEGGMEIEEVAAKTPEKIIKVAIDPAIGFQPFHARKLAFGLGLPKDEQREFIKFASALYNVYMDNDAEMIEINPLIKTGDGKFLALDAKMGFDDNALYKHPEIAEMRDLDEEEPTEVEAKKYGLSYIKLDGNVGCMVNGAGLAMATMDIIKHEGGEPANFLDVGGGANPETVAKGFEIILSDPNVKSIFVNIFGGIVRCDRIANGILQATEKVEVNVPVIVRLDGTNAEEAAEILRNANIKNIIPAENLKDGAKKAVAAAKGEL, translated from the coding sequence ATGAACATACATGAATATCAAGCAAAAGAGATATTTAGAAAATACGGCGTTCCGACACCAAGAGGCGGAGTTGCGTTCAGCGGTCCGGAAGCCAGAAGAGTAGCTGAAGAACTTGGCGGAAACCTTTGGGTTGTAAAAGCTCAGATCCATGCCGGCGGTAGAGGTAAAGCTGGAGGTGTTAAGCTTGCTAAAAGCCTTGAAGAAGTAGAAAAAATTGCTGAAGAAATGCTTGGAATGACACTTGTTACTCATCAGACAGGTCCTGAAGGAAAAGTTGTAAAAAAAGTATATATTGAAGAGGGTGCTGATATTAAAGATGAACTATATCTTGGTATGGTACTAGACAGAGCCCTTGAAATGCCTGTAATGATGGCTTCGACTGAAGGTGGTATGGAGATTGAAGAAGTGGCGGCAAAAACACCTGAAAAAATCATTAAAGTAGCAATTGATCCTGCAATAGGATTCCAGCCTTTCCATGCTAGAAAACTTGCATTCGGTCTTGGTCTTCCAAAAGACGAGCAAAGAGAATTTATTAAATTTGCAAGCGCGTTATATAACGTATATATGGATAATGACGCTGAAATGATAGAAATCAATCCTCTAATCAAAACTGGCGACGGTAAATTTTTAGCACTTGACGCTAAAATGGGATTTGACGACAACGCACTTTATAAACATCCTGAAATTGCTGAAATGAGAGACTTAGACGAAGAAGAACCTACAGAAGTGGAAGCTAAAAAATACGGACTAAGCTATATTAAACTTGACGGTAACGTTGGATGTATGGTTAATGGTGCCGGTCTTGCAATGGCTACTATGGATATTATCAAACACGAAGGCGGAGAGCCGGCAAACTTTTTAGACGTTGGTGGTGGAGCTAATCCTGAAACTGTTGCAAAAGGATTTGAAATTATTCTTAGCGATCCTAACGTTAAATCAATTTTTGTAAATATCTTCGGTGGTATCGTTAGATGTGACAGAATTGCTAACGGTATTTTACAGGCTACTGAAAAAGTAGAAGTAAACGTTCCTGTAATCGTAAGACTTGACGGAACAAATGCAGAGGAAGCTGCAGAAATTCTAAGAAATGCGAATATTAAAAATATTATTCCTGCTGAGAATCTAAAAGACGGTGCTAAAAAAGCTGTTGCAGCTGCGAAAGGAGAGTTATAA
- the kdsB gene encoding 3-deoxy-manno-octulosonate cytidylyltransferase encodes MIIIPARLSSSRLPNKVLAEINNKPMIIWCAEVAKQADDVCIATDSQEVIQICKKYGFNAVMTSDSHKSGSDRIKEAADILGLKDNDIVINMQGDEPFLEPEILTAVKEKLLEIKNRDFSMVSCYKEIDEISASDPNLVKVIMDKNEDAIYFSRSKIPYNRDDVPHQYYGHIGIYGFTKKSLDEFVTMNGVIEHIEKLEQLRVLENSKKIAMIKVETESFGIDTKDDLEKARIYAKNRS; translated from the coding sequence ATGATAATAATCCCCGCCCGTTTATCCTCAAGCAGACTTCCTAATAAAGTTCTTGCCGAGATAAATAACAAGCCGATGATAATATGGTGCGCCGAAGTTGCCAAACAGGCGGACGACGTATGCATAGCCACGGATTCGCAAGAAGTTATTCAAATATGCAAAAAATATGGATTTAACGCCGTTATGACAAGCGACAGTCATAAAAGCGGAAGCGACAGAATAAAAGAAGCGGCGGATATACTAGGACTCAAAGACAATGACATAGTAATCAACATGCAGGGAGACGAGCCCTTTTTAGAGCCTGAAATATTAACCGCGGTGAAAGAAAAACTATTAGAAATCAAAAACAGGGATTTTTCGATGGTGAGCTGTTATAAAGAAATAGACGAAATTAGCGCCAGTGATCCTAATTTAGTAAAAGTAATAATGGATAAAAACGAGGACGCTATATACTTCTCAAGAAGCAAAATACCGTATAACCGCGACGACGTTCCTCATCAGTACTATGGACATATCGGTATTTACGGATTTACAAAAAAAAGTCTTGACGAATTTGTAACAATGAACGGTGTTATTGAACATATTGAAAAACTGGAGCAGTTAAGAGTGCTTGAGAACAGTAAAAAAATAGCGATGATCAAGGTAGAAACCGAAAGTTTCGGAATAGATACAAAAGACGATCTCGAAAAGGCAAGAATTTATGCAAAAAATCGCAGTTAG
- the pdxA gene encoding 4-hydroxythreonine-4-phosphate dehydrogenase: protein MQKIAVSIGDLNGVGIEIALKAHNTIKQWIKPVYCINEKMLKKAAKLLNMPIPDDFEIFEVEGDFKIKPGTVNADAGKYSFDSFMAAVNLAKDKKADAITTLPINKESWMKAGIKYKGHTEVLRDVFKKDAIMMLGCEEMYVALFTEHIPLKDVASKVTKNNLTKFLIDFYNSTNFHKVGVLGLNPHAGDGGVLGDEEIKDILPAIKEANKIINKDFYYGPLVPDTAFSSGKGRYIAMYHDQGLAPLKALYFDESINVSLNLPILRTSVDHGTAFDIAYKGRANTKSYENAIKYILNHQKLT, encoded by the coding sequence ATGCAAAAAATCGCAGTTAGTATAGGTGATTTAAACGGAGTAGGAATTGAAATAGCCCTGAAAGCACACAACACAATAAAACAATGGATAAAACCGGTATATTGCATTAACGAAAAAATGTTAAAAAAAGCTGCAAAACTGCTTAATATGCCAATTCCGGACGATTTTGAAATCTTTGAAGTCGAAGGAGATTTTAAAATAAAACCCGGAACCGTGAATGCGGATGCCGGAAAATATTCGTTTGATAGCTTCATGGCGGCTGTTAATCTGGCAAAAGATAAAAAAGCAGATGCGATTACAACACTTCCTATAAACAAAGAAAGCTGGATGAAAGCCGGAATTAAATACAAAGGCCATACTGAAGTCTTAAGAGACGTTTTTAAAAAAGACGCTATTATGATGCTCGGATGTGAAGAGATGTACGTAGCTCTTTTTACCGAACATATACCGTTAAAAGACGTTGCCTCAAAAGTCACGAAAAACAATCTAACAAAATTTCTTATTGATTTTTATAATTCAACAAATTTTCATAAAGTGGGAGTGCTGGGATTAAATCCTCATGCCGGTGACGGAGGAGTTTTGGGAGATGAAGAAATTAAAGATATCTTGCCAGCAATAAAAGAAGCCAATAAAATAATTAATAAAGACTTCTACTACGGCCCTCTTGTCCCCGATACCGCTTTTTCTTCGGGTAAAGGAAGGTATATTGCCATGTATCACGATCAGGGACTTGCACCGCTTAAAGCTTTATATTTTGACGAAAGTATAAATGTAAGCTTAAATCTTCCTATACTTAGAACGTCAGTCGACCACGGGACAGCCTTTGACATTGCGTATAAAGGCAGAGCAAACACCAAAAGTTATGAAAATGCGATAAAATATATCCTAAATCATCAAAAGTTGACTTAA
- a CDS encoding 2-oxoglutarate synthase subunit alpha, translating to MPREVVSTGNQLAAKAAIDVGCRFFGGYPITPSSEIAHEMSKLLPKVGGQFIQMEDEIAGISVALGASMSGVKSMTNTSGPGISLKSEQIGLAFIAEVPLVITNVMRGGPSTGLPTRPQQGDILQAQAPTHGDYQSITLCAGSLEECYTETVRAFNLAERFMTPVFVLLDETLGHMVGKAELPDLEEVQKNIVNRRVYEGDPENYRPYDVPQDEPAILNPFFKGYRYHITGLHHGPTGFPTEDAKMCQDLIDRLFNKILAHKDEIESYEEFMLDDADIAVIAYGSVSLSVKEAIKELRKEGVKVGLFRPITLWPSPEEKIAEVCKKFDKVLVTEMNKGQYIKEIERVSGRRDFETLFKANGRPISPAEIKAKLKEMV from the coding sequence ATGCCAAGAGAAGTAGTAAGCACAGGAAACCAGCTGGCAGCCAAAGCAGCAATTGATGTCGGATGTAGATTTTTCGGCGGTTATCCAATTACGCCGTCAAGTGAGATTGCTCATGAAATGAGTAAATTACTGCCAAAAGTCGGTGGACAGTTTATCCAAATGGAAGATGAAATCGCAGGTATTTCTGTAGCACTTGGTGCTAGTATGAGCGGTGTTAAGTCTATGACAAATACATCTGGTCCTGGTATTTCATTAAAATCAGAGCAGATCGGTTTAGCATTTATTGCTGAAGTTCCTCTTGTAATTACAAACGTAATGAGAGGTGGTCCGTCTACTGGTCTTCCGACAAGACCGCAGCAGGGTGATATTCTTCAGGCACAGGCTCCTACACACGGTGATTATCAATCAATTACATTATGTGCCGGAAGCTTGGAAGAGTGTTATACTGAAACTGTAAGAGCATTTAATCTTGCAGAAAGATTTATGACTCCGGTATTCGTGTTACTTGACGAAACATTGGGTCATATGGTTGGTAAAGCCGAACTTCCTGATCTGGAAGAAGTTCAAAAAAATATAGTAAACAGAAGAGTATATGAGGGTGATCCTGAAAATTACAGACCTTATGACGTGCCTCAGGATGAACCTGCAATTCTAAATCCGTTTTTTAAAGGATACAGATACCATATTACAGGACTTCATCACGGACCTACAGGATTCCCTACAGAAGACGCTAAAATGTGTCAGGATTTAATTGACAGACTGTTTAATAAAATCTTAGCTCATAAAGATGAGATTGAAAGTTATGAAGAATTTATGCTTGACGATGCTGATATTGCAGTAATCGCATACGGAAGTGTGTCACTTTCTGTAAAAGAAGCAATTAAAGAACTAAGAAAAGAAGGTGTTAAGGTAGGACTTTTCAGACCTATTACATTATGGCCGTCTCCGGAAGAAAAAATTGCGGAAGTTTGCAAAAAATTCGACAAAGTACTTGTAACTGAAATGAACAAAGGTCAGTATATTAAAGAAATCGAAAGAGTAAGCGGAAGAAGAGATTTCGAAACTCTATTCAAAGCAAACGGTAGACCTATATCTCCGGCAGAAATAAAAGCAAAATTAAAAGAAATGGTATAA
- a CDS encoding 4-hydroxythreonine-4-phosphate dehydrogenase has protein sequence MQRLIRFQHESFIKFIYAAVMVKEKSAKKLLEDIAVFKYRHMVWAMADAVKAGVKFDMDFKEEEIKKIEVQSEEDLLEVLINDLEENLRSYEEIKTVSTDRFKNDDEYFLAQLKKLDLEGTVTAFNQSKELPGVDLEENAKAALVFFLMEETFKEYELITIYSYLKVHSNEVDANSAFTDLAYDSIYHLRRFAELASQMGVLTLPRPIPHEKYENIGIVEFLKENIEEEMDAEKQCLILAEKIGNDELSNFLLFISRQEVYHAELLQRALDAVKGK, from the coding sequence ATGCAAAGATTAATCAGATTTCAGCATGAGAGTTTTATCAAATTTATTTATGCTGCCGTAATGGTAAAAGAAAAGAGCGCAAAAAAGCTTCTTGAAGACATTGCGGTATTTAAATACAGACACATGGTATGGGCTATGGCGGATGCCGTAAAAGCCGGTGTTAAATTCGACATGGATTTCAAAGAAGAAGAAATTAAAAAAATAGAGGTGCAAAGCGAAGAGGATTTGCTTGAAGTGCTTATCAACGATTTAGAAGAAAATCTTAGAAGCTATGAAGAAATCAAAACAGTTTCAACAGACAGATTTAAAAACGACGACGAATATTTCTTAGCTCAGCTTAAAAAACTGGATCTTGAAGGCACTGTTACGGCATTTAATCAGTCAAAAGAACTGCCTGGAGTAGATCTTGAAGAAAATGCAAAAGCCGCGCTTGTATTTTTCCTAATGGAAGAAACGTTCAAAGAATACGAACTTATTACCATTTACAGTTATTTAAAAGTTCATTCTAATGAAGTAGACGCAAATTCGGCATTTACAGACTTGGCATACGATTCAATTTATCATCTAAGAAGATTTGCGGAACTTGCAAGCCAAATGGGAGTATTAACGCTTCCTAGACCTATTCCACATGAAAAATATGAAAATATCGGAATAGTAGAGTTTTTAAAAGAAAACATCGAAGAAGAAATGGATGCTGAAAAACAGTGCCTGATTTTAGCGGAAAAAATAGGAAACGATGAGCTTAGTAACTTCTTACTGTTTATATCAAGACAGGAAGTTTATCATGCAGAGCTTCTCCAAAGAGCACTTGACGCAGTAAAAGGAAAATAA